A genomic window from Alkalihalobacillus sp. AL-G includes:
- the hemB gene encoding porphobilinogen synthase, with protein sequence MSEFQRHRRLRKTGSIRALVRETFLRKEDLIYPLFIVEGTGVKQEVSSMPGVYHYSLDLLSEELDEIVRLGIQSIIVFGVPEHKDETGTSAYEENGIVQKGISYIKERHPELTVIADTCLCQYTDHGHCGVIRDGDVLNDDSLALLAKTAVSQAQAGADIIAPSNMMDGFVAAIRGGLDEAGFEDTPIMSYAVKYASAFYGPFRDAAHSTPQFGDRKTYQMDPSNRLEAIREAQSDYEEGADFLMVKPVLAYLDILRELKDRFPLPLVAYNVSGEYSMIKAASQNGWIDEREVVLEMLTGMKRAGADLIITYFSKDAARWMDEDKR encoded by the coding sequence ATGAGTGAATTTCAACGACATCGTAGATTACGGAAAACTGGAAGCATACGCGCTTTAGTTCGAGAAACGTTTTTAAGAAAAGAAGATTTGATTTATCCTCTTTTTATTGTAGAAGGTACTGGTGTAAAGCAGGAAGTAAGCTCGATGCCAGGTGTTTATCATTATTCTCTCGATCTCTTATCTGAGGAATTGGATGAGATCGTCCGATTAGGGATTCAATCAATCATCGTATTCGGTGTTCCTGAGCATAAGGATGAAACAGGTACATCAGCATATGAAGAAAATGGTATCGTCCAGAAGGGAATTTCCTACATAAAGGAGCGTCATCCAGAGTTGACGGTCATCGCAGACACTTGCTTATGTCAATATACGGATCACGGGCATTGTGGAGTTATACGAGACGGAGATGTTCTAAATGACGATTCATTGGCGTTACTTGCTAAGACTGCTGTATCCCAAGCTCAAGCAGGGGCCGATATCATTGCTCCATCAAATATGATGGACGGATTCGTGGCTGCAATTCGCGGCGGCCTTGATGAAGCTGGGTTCGAGGATACTCCGATCATGTCATACGCAGTGAAATATGCTTCAGCATTTTATGGTCCGTTTCGCGATGCTGCCCATAGCACACCACAATTCGGTGACCGGAAAACCTACCAGATGGATCCTTCCAATCGTTTGGAAGCCATTCGCGAGGCACAATCGGATTATGAAGAAGGGGCAGATTTCCTCATGGTGAAACCTGTCCTTGCTTACCTTGATATTTTAAGAGAACTGAAGGATCGGTTTCCTTTGCCACTCGTAGCTTATAACGTCAGCGGAGAATATTCGATGATTAAAGCGGCAAGTCAAAATGGTTGGATCGATGAGAGGGAAGTCGTACTTGAAATGCTTACAGGTATGAAACGTGCAGGTGCAGATTTGATTATCACATATTTTTCAAAAGATGCAGCACGATGGATGGATGAGGACAAACGATAG
- a CDS encoding uroporphyrinogen-III synthase: protein MIPSEKPLTGLRILITRSEAQAIPFIKKIERLGGTAISAPLITFRLPADLSSIEHLMKQLDQYKWIVFTSQNAVRFFLKMAERLQLNEKDLKNHKLAAIGEKTESLLNEHGLDVHFSPTEYVAEQFVEEFGCVLQDDERVLFPHGSLARDTIASGMEGRNKQIDSFVAYETVPDTTRKQKLIKLVKQGEVDIVTFTSSSTVHLFFEHIRDELSVPTRLQFACIGPITAGTLESYGFKANIIASVYTIDGLLDSIVKKVREEKE, encoded by the coding sequence ATGATACCATCGGAAAAGCCACTTACAGGTCTAAGGATTCTGATTACTCGATCTGAAGCACAGGCTATTCCGTTTATCAAAAAGATTGAAAGGCTTGGAGGGACAGCAATTTCAGCCCCATTAATCACGTTTCGATTACCAGCTGATCTTAGTTCAATAGAACACTTGATGAAACAGCTTGACCAGTATAAGTGGATTGTTTTTACGAGTCAAAATGCAGTTCGGTTTTTTCTTAAGATGGCAGAGCGATTACAGCTTAACGAGAAGGATTTAAAGAACCATAAACTCGCTGCCATTGGAGAGAAAACAGAAAGTCTTCTGAATGAGCATGGTCTTGATGTCCATTTTTCGCCGACTGAATATGTAGCAGAGCAATTTGTGGAAGAGTTCGGCTGTGTATTACAGGATGATGAGAGAGTGTTGTTTCCGCATGGAAGCCTTGCGAGAGATACCATCGCGTCGGGAATGGAGGGCAGGAATAAGCAAATCGATTCCTTCGTTGCCTATGAAACCGTACCGGACACAACCCGAAAGCAGAAGCTGATCAAGTTGGTTAAACAGGGCGAAGTTGATATTGTTACGTTTACGAGCTCGTCAACGGTTCATTTATTCTTTGAGCATATAAGGGACGAATTATCAGTTCCTACAAGATTACAATTTGCTTGTATCGGTCCAATTACGGCAGGCACTCTTGAATCCTACGGATTTAAAGCAAATATAATCGCAAGCGTTTATACGATTGATGGATTGCTTGATTCGATTGTAAAAAAAGTGAGGGAGGAAAAAGAATGA
- the hemC gene encoding hydroxymethylbilane synthase — MRKIIIGSRRSKLAMTQTRWVIDQLKKAEAPFDFEIKEIVTKGDRILDVTLSKVGGKGLFVKEIEQAMLQKEIDFAVHSMKDMPSVLPEGLELACTPEREDCRDAIVSENHQSFEELKEGAIVGTSSLRRGAQLLARRQDITIKPIRGNIDTRLAKLEKEDFDAIVLAAAGLKRMGWSDDVITQYLDKEICIPAVGQGSLAIECRENDEELKTWLDKINCPETFETVSAERAFLRTLEGGCQVPIGALAEREEATGDIVLTGFVATPDGKTIIKDTLQGTDAEQMGIKLANILIDRGAKDILDSVKKELDQS; from the coding sequence ATGCGTAAAATAATTATCGGTTCACGAAGAAGTAAACTCGCAATGACGCAAACGCGCTGGGTCATCGATCAGCTTAAAAAGGCTGAGGCGCCATTTGACTTTGAAATCAAGGAAATCGTTACAAAGGGCGATCGGATTTTGGATGTGACTCTATCTAAAGTAGGTGGGAAAGGTCTATTTGTAAAAGAGATTGAACAAGCAATGCTGCAAAAAGAAATCGATTTTGCCGTACATAGTATGAAGGATATGCCATCTGTACTTCCTGAAGGTCTCGAACTGGCTTGTACTCCTGAACGCGAGGATTGCAGGGATGCTATAGTCTCTGAAAATCATCAGTCGTTTGAGGAATTAAAAGAAGGGGCGATTGTCGGTACAAGCAGCTTACGGCGCGGTGCACAATTGCTAGCTCGTCGCCAGGATATAACGATCAAGCCGATCAGAGGGAATATCGATACACGTCTTGCTAAATTAGAGAAGGAAGATTTTGATGCGATCGTCCTTGCTGCAGCCGGTCTAAAACGTATGGGCTGGTCCGACGATGTCATCACTCAATACCTAGATAAAGAAATTTGTATCCCAGCGGTAGGACAAGGTTCATTAGCGATCGAATGTAGAGAGAATGATGAAGAACTGAAAACATGGCTCGATAAAATCAATTGCCCGGAAACCTTTGAAACGGTATCTGCAGAACGCGCCTTTTTACGTACATTAGAAGGCGGATGTCAGGTCCCGATCGGTGCATTGGCTGAACGAGAAGAAGCTACTGGAGATATCGTCCTGACTGGATTTGTTGCCACTCCAGACGGCAAAACGATCATAAAGGATACGTTACAAGGGACAGATGCTGAGCAAATGGGCATAAAATTGGCCAACATCCTTATAGACCGGGGTGCGAAAGATATTCTTGACAGTGTTAAAAAGGAGCTGGATCAATCATGA
- a CDS encoding inner membrane protein YpjD — translation MGSIRWIYDLTIILYALSVLGYFIDFLQNNRRANRIAFWLLSIVWVLQLFVFIIRIVENNRFPILTPTEGLFFYSLMIVTLSLLINWFFRVDLFVFFTNIIGFILMTVSWFSPNNQVSEVVSDQLINELAIIHITMAFSAYGAFTLSSILSIMYLVQYNMLKQKKVGKLLWRFDSLTRLETLSFILNMVGVPMILLSLILGLTYGYNIGLDPAIWWDAKVISSFLVFIVYSRYLYLKVAKGAHGRKLAYWNVAGLLVILINYFLAATLTEFHLWYK, via the coding sequence GTGGGTAGTATCCGATGGATTTATGATTTGACAATTATTTTGTACGCACTGAGCGTACTTGGATACTTTATTGACTTTTTACAAAACAACCGGAGGGCAAACCGTATAGCCTTCTGGTTGCTTTCTATTGTCTGGGTTTTACAGCTATTTGTTTTTATTATAAGAATTGTTGAAAACAATCGTTTCCCTATTTTAACACCTACGGAGGGGTTATTTTTTTATTCATTGATGATTGTAACCCTCTCACTCTTAATCAATTGGTTTTTTAGAGTGGATTTGTTCGTGTTTTTTACGAATATTATCGGGTTCATACTCATGACAGTAAGCTGGTTCTCACCAAATAATCAGGTTTCCGAAGTCGTATCTGACCAATTGATCAATGAACTTGCGATCATACACATTACGATGGCTTTCAGTGCTTATGGAGCGTTTACATTATCAAGCATTCTTTCGATTATGTATCTTGTACAATACAACATGCTCAAACAGAAGAAAGTAGGTAAATTGCTTTGGAGGTTTGATAGTCTGACAAGGCTGGAGACCTTATCATTCATTCTGAATATGGTCGGGGTACCCATGATCCTTTTGAGTCTGATTTTAGGACTTACTTATGGGTATAACATTGGACTCGATCCTGCAATTTGGTGGGATGCTAAAGTAATCAGCTCATTTCTCGTTTTTATCGTCTACAGCAGATATCTATATTTAAAGGTTGCCAAAGGGGCACATGGTAGAAAACTTGCCTATTGGAATGTTGCAGGATTGCTCGTCATTCTCATCAACTACTTTTTGGCGGCTACATTAACTGAGTTTCATCTCTGGTATAAGTAG
- the hemA gene encoding glutamyl-tRNA reductase, producing the protein MHILKVGLNHKTAPVEIREKVSFQPEELEEALTRLRQTKSILECVIVSTCNRTEIYAVADQLHTGRYYIKAFLAEWFSLDKDLLTPYLTIHEREDAVEHLFKVACGLDSMILGETQILGQVRSSFFTAQEMATTGTVFNELFKKAITMAKRSHSETDIGENAVSVSYAAVELAKKIFGGLEGKRVLILGAGKMGELTAKHLHSNGVKHITVMNRTYAKAYELAARFDGQARSLDDLNLALQNTDIVISSTGSIDYVMTKSSVAPVLRKRNGKPLFMVDIAVPRDLSPDLQDLESVFLYDIDDLEGIVEANLAEREKEAAKVRTLIEEELLDFLNWVNTLGVVPLITALRQKALSIQSETMTSIERKLPDLTDRERKVLSKHTKSIVNQLLRDPVTRVKELAGEPNAEMHLDLFIQLFGIEDEVEKVLESERHVQTTLKEEAAKEEAYKSATSPATT; encoded by the coding sequence ATGCATATTTTAAAAGTTGGACTAAACCATAAAACTGCCCCAGTAGAAATTCGAGAAAAAGTATCTTTTCAGCCCGAAGAATTAGAAGAAGCACTAACCAGGTTACGCCAAACAAAAAGCATCCTTGAATGTGTGATCGTATCGACGTGTAACCGTACGGAAATTTATGCTGTTGCAGACCAATTACACACTGGACGATATTATATAAAAGCGTTCTTAGCAGAATGGTTTTCGCTTGATAAGGATTTATTGACGCCTTATCTCACTATACATGAACGTGAAGATGCCGTTGAGCATTTGTTTAAAGTCGCGTGTGGCCTCGACTCCATGATTTTAGGGGAAACGCAAATATTGGGACAAGTGAGATCAAGCTTTTTTACTGCCCAAGAGATGGCTACAACAGGTACCGTATTTAATGAACTATTTAAAAAGGCAATCACAATGGCGAAGCGTTCACATTCCGAAACAGACATTGGTGAAAATGCAGTTTCTGTCAGCTATGCGGCAGTGGAGCTTGCGAAAAAGATTTTCGGCGGACTTGAAGGAAAGCGTGTATTGATTCTTGGTGCTGGCAAGATGGGCGAGCTAACTGCTAAGCATCTCCATAGCAATGGTGTTAAACACATCACTGTGATGAACCGGACGTACGCAAAGGCCTACGAGCTTGCTGCACGTTTTGATGGACAAGCACGCTCACTGGACGATTTGAATCTGGCTTTGCAAAATACTGATATCGTAATAAGCTCTACAGGTTCTATTGATTATGTAATGACAAAGTCTTCTGTAGCCCCTGTTTTAAGAAAACGAAATGGCAAACCTTTATTCATGGTTGATATTGCTGTTCCACGTGATCTATCACCGGATCTACAGGATCTTGAAAGTGTGTTTTTATATGATATCGATGACCTTGAAGGGATTGTAGAAGCAAACCTGGCAGAGCGTGAAAAAGAGGCAGCAAAAGTCCGTACTCTTATTGAGGAAGAACTGCTAGACTTTTTAAACTGGGTAAATACGCTTGGCGTAGTACCTTTAATTACAGCACTTCGTCAAAAGGCCTTGTCTATCCAATCTGAGACAATGACGAGCATTGAACGAAAACTGCCTGATCTTACTGACAGGGAACGAAAGGTCTTGAGTAAGCATACGAAGAGTATTGTAAATCAGTTGTTAAGAGATCCAGTAACTCGTGTGAAAGAGCTTGCAGGTGAACCAAATGCAGAAATGCATCTCGATCTTTTCATCCAGTTGTTCGGAATTGAAGATGAAGTTGAAAAGGTGTTGGAATCTGAGCGACACGTTCAAACAACTTTAAAAGAGGAAGCTGCAAAGGAAGAAGCATATAAGTCGGCAACATCACCGGCAACAACCTAG
- a CDS encoding amino acid ABC transporter ATP-binding protein yields the protein MIKTEKLNKSFGDLHVLKDIDMNVLENDVVVLIGASGSGKSTLLRCLNFLEIKSGGRVILENEEIDPRKDDLNKVRQRVGMVFQHFNLFPHKTVLGNVIEAPINVKKVNKAQAIKEGKELLDKVGLADKADVYPSKLSGGQKQRVAIARALAMKPDIMLFDEPTSALDPELVGEVLSTMKQLAKEGMTMVVVTHEMGFAREVADWVVYMHDGKIVERGHPEELFSNPKEKRTQDFLSSIL from the coding sequence ATGATCAAAACAGAGAAGCTAAATAAAAGCTTTGGCGATTTACATGTTTTAAAAGATATCGATATGAATGTTCTAGAGAATGATGTGGTCGTTTTAATTGGTGCCAGTGGTTCTGGAAAAAGCACATTGCTTCGCTGCTTGAATTTCCTCGAGATTAAAAGTGGTGGGAGAGTCATATTAGAGAATGAAGAGATTGATCCGCGAAAAGACGATTTGAACAAAGTACGACAAAGAGTTGGTATGGTCTTTCAACACTTTAACTTGTTTCCACACAAAACGGTGCTTGGAAATGTAATTGAAGCCCCTATAAATGTGAAAAAGGTAAACAAAGCTCAAGCGATCAAGGAAGGTAAAGAACTGCTTGATAAGGTCGGACTCGCAGATAAAGCAGATGTGTATCCGTCAAAATTGTCAGGCGGACAAAAACAACGGGTAGCGATTGCACGTGCATTGGCTATGAAGCCGGATATCATGTTATTCGATGAACCGACTTCAGCTCTTGACCCAGAGTTGGTAGGAGAAGTGCTATCGACAATGAAACAATTGGCTAAAGAAGGAATGACAATGGTTGTTGTCACTCATGAAATGGGCTTCGCCCGAGAAGTTGCTGACTGGGTCGTTTATATGCATGACGGTAAGATCGTGGAACGGGGGCACCCGGAGGAACTATTCAGTAATCCAAAAGAAAAGCGGACACAAGACTTTTTAAGCTCAATACTCTAA
- a CDS encoding amino acid ABC transporter permease has translation MPEFSHVLAKFIEHYDVFLDAALLTLKLTAASLLIAIVIGLFFAFLKISRNKIFSLIADAYIGVVRGTPLIVQIFIFYFGLTEIVNMSGFWAATWGLAFHNGAYIAEIFRGSIQAVDKGQTEAGRSLGMTTTLTMRRIILPQAFRRALPPLGNQFIIGMKDSSLAAFISVPELFNIATTLGSSNFDPMTYLLIVAVYYLILVLVLTVFVNMLEKRMSVSD, from the coding sequence TTGCCTGAATTCAGCCATGTGCTTGCAAAATTCATAGAACACTATGATGTATTCTTAGATGCAGCCCTGTTGACCTTAAAATTGACAGCAGCTTCATTACTCATCGCTATTGTGATTGGCCTATTTTTTGCATTTTTAAAAATATCCCGCAATAAGATTTTTTCGTTGATTGCCGATGCCTACATTGGGGTTGTACGTGGGACACCACTAATCGTTCAAATCTTCATCTTCTATTTCGGTCTCACAGAAATCGTCAATATGTCTGGATTTTGGGCGGCTACATGGGGGCTTGCCTTCCATAACGGTGCGTATATCGCGGAAATCTTCCGTGGATCGATCCAAGCGGTGGACAAAGGTCAAACGGAAGCTGGTCGTTCACTTGGGATGACAACAACCTTGACGATGAGAAGAATCATTCTTCCTCAAGCTTTTCGCCGGGCATTACCTCCGTTGGGAAACCAATTCATCATTGGAATGAAGGATTCATCACTAGCAGCATTCATTAGTGTACCAGAATTATTTAATATCGCTACGACATTGGGATCTTCAAATTTTGATCCGATGACCTACCTATTAATTGTAGCAGTCTATTATTTAATTCTCGTATTGGTGTTGACAGTCTTTGTAAACATGCTAGAGAAAAGGATGTCGGTAAGTGATTAA
- a CDS encoding transporter substrate-binding domain-containing protein: protein MKKLSVWMSMLLMFSLLLAACGGSDENDNASGDEGNKDYKLVEDGKFTFASSGEFKPFSYADPDDPTKMVGYDIAVANAIAEELGLEPSPQKYKFASIIAGVKGDRFDAAVASHTITDERAKEVDFTEPYYYSGPQIFVRPDSDIETAEDLKGKDVAVSKGSTYAKMAVKYTDNIKTFDSDVVALQALSEGKNDAVITDFITGQLAIKSGFEIVAKERLGESEQAIAISKENPELLKAVNEALQKLKDNGTLAKLSKEWIGEDITTSEK, encoded by the coding sequence ATGAAAAAACTTAGCGTATGGATGTCGATGCTGTTAATGTTTTCACTACTTTTAGCAGCGTGTGGCGGATCAGATGAAAATGATAATGCAAGTGGTGACGAAGGAAATAAAGATTACAAACTAGTTGAGGATGGAAAATTCACATTTGCTTCCTCTGGCGAATTTAAACCATTCAGTTATGCGGATCCTGATGACCCAACTAAAATGGTCGGTTATGACATTGCTGTAGCGAATGCGATTGCTGAAGAATTAGGTTTAGAGCCAAGTCCACAGAAATATAAGTTTGCCAGTATCATTGCAGGTGTGAAAGGTGACCGTTTTGATGCGGCAGTAGCAAGTCATACGATTACAGACGAACGTGCAAAAGAAGTTGATTTTACAGAGCCATATTATTACTCAGGACCACAAATTTTCGTACGTCCTGACAGTGATATCGAAACAGCAGAAGACCTGAAAGGAAAAGATGTAGCTGTTTCTAAAGGATCGACTTATGCAAAAATGGCGGTGAAATATACCGATAATATTAAGACTTTCGACAGTGATGTCGTTGCATTACAAGCATTAAGTGAAGGTAAGAATGATGCTGTGATCACTGATTTCATCACTGGTCAATTAGCAATCAAAAGCGGGTTTGAAATTGTCGCTAAGGAACGACTTGGAGAAAGTGAACAGGCGATTGCGATTTCAAAGGAAAATCCTGAATTGCTTAAAGCTGTCAATGAAGCGTTACAGAAATTGAAAGATAACGGTACATTAGCAAAACTAAGCAAGGAATGGATTGGAGAAGACATCACAACATCAGAGAAATAA
- the yihA gene encoding ribosome biogenesis GTP-binding protein YihA/YsxC: MKIQTAELIISAVKPEQYPGDIKPEIALSGRSNVGKSSFINKMINRKSLARTSSKPGKTQTLNFYLLNEQMFFVDVPGYGFAKVSKKEREAWGRMIETYMTEREQLKAVIQLIDVRHPPTKDDQLMYEWLAHFDIPVIVVATKADKIPKGKHQKHVKVIRETLNMAKDNQVLLFSAETSFGKEKVWSTIESLI; encoded by the coding sequence ATGAAAATTCAAACTGCAGAACTAATAATCAGTGCCGTCAAACCTGAGCAATACCCAGGGGATATTAAGCCTGAGATCGCTTTGTCAGGTCGATCTAATGTTGGTAAGTCTTCGTTCATCAATAAGATGATCAATCGAAAAAGTCTGGCTCGAACGTCTTCAAAGCCAGGTAAAACCCAGACGCTTAATTTTTATTTGTTGAATGAGCAAATGTTTTTCGTTGATGTTCCAGGGTATGGCTTCGCAAAGGTTTCAAAAAAGGAACGAGAAGCATGGGGACGCATGATTGAAACGTATATGACGGAACGCGAACAGCTTAAAGCGGTAATTCAGCTTATTGATGTAAGGCACCCGCCGACAAAGGATGATCAATTGATGTATGAATGGTTGGCTCATTTTGACATTCCGGTAATCGTGGTAGCCACAAAGGCAGACAAGATACCGAAAGGCAAGCATCAAAAGCACGTGAAGGTAATTCGTGAAACCCTTAACATGGCCAAAGACAATCAAGTTCTACTTTTCTCTGCGGAAACGTCCTTTGGAAAAGAGAAGGTCTGGTCTACGATTGAGAGTCTCATCTAA
- the lon gene encoding endopeptidase La produces MARSSSREIPLLPLRGLLVYPGMVLHLDVGRKKSVQALEQVMMDDQHIFLSTQKEVAIEEPTEDEIYHMGTLAKVNQMLKLPNGTIRVLVEGVQRGEITDFNPKKDYIEVTVKLLDERSEPDAEETALMRTLIKQFEQYINLSKKVTVETLASVQDIEEPGRLADIVTSHLPLKVKQKQKILETLDIKDRMNEIIHILKNEREVLGLEKKIGQRVKKSMEKTQKEYYLREQMKAIQKELGDKEGKAGEVTSLREKINDSDMPKNVQDMAMKELDRYEKMPQSSAESAVIRNYIDWLLNIPWTKETEDNLDIIHAEKILNEDHYGLEKVKERVLEYLAVQQLTNSLKGPILCLVGPPGVGKTSLARSIARTLNRNFVRISLGGVRDEAEIRGHRRTYVGAMPGRLIQGMKKAGSINPVFLLDEIDKMSNDFRGDPSSALLEVLDPEQNHTFSDHYIEEPYDLSKVMFVTTANNMSTIPGPLLDRMELIQIAGYTEVEKLHIAKQYLVKKQVKAHGLDKGRVQIRDEAILQVVRLYTREAGVRSLERQIASLCRKAAKQIVSADKKRVIITDKNIEDYLGKPKFRYGQAEEEDQIGAATGLAYTTAGGDTLSIEVSVAPGKGKLILTGKLGDVMKESAQAAFSYIRSRAEELNIDPEFSDKNDIHIHVPEGATPKDGPSAGITMATALISALTNRPVRKEVGMTGEITLRGRVLPIGGLKEKTLSAHRAGLKKIIIPKDNEKDLDDIPDSVKEDLTFIPVTHLDEVLKEALTGEE; encoded by the coding sequence ATGGCTCGATCATCGTCCAGAGAAATTCCGTTATTACCTTTAAGAGGACTTCTCGTCTACCCTGGAATGGTGTTACATCTAGATGTAGGTCGTAAAAAGTCCGTTCAAGCTTTAGAACAAGTAATGATGGATGATCAGCATATCTTTTTATCCACTCAAAAAGAAGTGGCCATAGAAGAACCAACGGAAGATGAAATTTATCATATGGGTACGCTCGCAAAGGTTAACCAGATGTTGAAGCTCCCTAATGGTACAATTAGAGTTCTTGTCGAAGGTGTTCAACGTGGTGAGATTACTGATTTTAATCCTAAAAAGGACTATATCGAAGTAACCGTAAAGCTATTAGATGAACGTTCTGAACCAGATGCTGAAGAAACTGCACTCATGCGGACGTTGATTAAGCAATTTGAACAATACATAAATTTATCGAAAAAGGTAACCGTAGAGACGTTAGCTTCAGTACAAGATATTGAAGAACCCGGAAGACTGGCGGATATCGTTACCTCACATTTGCCGCTAAAGGTTAAGCAGAAGCAGAAAATCCTTGAAACATTGGATATCAAGGATCGCATGAACGAAATCATTCACATTTTAAAAAATGAAAGAGAAGTTTTGGGCCTTGAAAAGAAAATAGGCCAAAGAGTCAAGAAGTCAATGGAGAAAACCCAGAAAGAGTATTATCTCCGCGAACAAATGAAGGCGATTCAGAAAGAACTTGGTGACAAAGAAGGAAAAGCTGGAGAAGTAACGTCACTCCGGGAAAAAATCAATGACTCGGATATGCCTAAAAACGTTCAAGATATGGCAATGAAAGAACTTGATCGGTACGAAAAAATGCCGCAAAGCTCAGCTGAGAGTGCAGTTATCAGAAATTACATTGACTGGCTGTTAAACATTCCATGGACTAAGGAAACAGAGGATAATCTCGATATTATACACGCGGAAAAAATACTCAATGAGGATCATTACGGACTTGAGAAAGTCAAGGAAAGGGTTCTGGAATATCTAGCGGTTCAACAGCTGACGAATTCATTAAAGGGGCCGATCCTTTGTCTAGTAGGGCCGCCAGGAGTTGGTAAAACGTCGTTAGCACGGTCAATTGCCCGAACATTAAACCGTAATTTTGTCCGAATTTCACTAGGTGGGGTTAGAGATGAGGCTGAAATCCGAGGACACCGAAGAACTTATGTCGGAGCAATGCCAGGGCGTTTAATTCAGGGGATGAAGAAGGCGGGATCCATTAATCCAGTCTTTTTATTGGATGAGATTGATAAAATGTCTAATGATTTTCGTGGTGATCCATCATCAGCACTGCTTGAGGTTCTTGACCCAGAGCAAAACCACACGTTTAGTGACCACTATATCGAAGAGCCTTATGACTTGTCGAAGGTCATGTTTGTCACGACTGCGAACAATATGTCAACAATCCCGGGTCCTTTGCTGGATCGGATGGAATTGATTCAGATTGCAGGGTATACCGAGGTTGAAAAGCTTCATATTGCTAAGCAATATCTTGTGAAAAAGCAAGTAAAGGCTCATGGTCTAGACAAGGGGAGAGTACAAATTCGCGATGAAGCGATTCTTCAGGTTGTACGGCTATATACTCGAGAAGCTGGAGTGCGAAGCCTTGAACGTCAGATTGCTTCTCTTTGTAGAAAAGCAGCAAAGCAAATCGTGTCTGCAGATAAAAAACGTGTCATTATAACAGATAAAAATATAGAGGATTATTTAGGTAAGCCGAAATTCCGGTACGGGCAGGCTGAGGAAGAAGATCAGATAGGGGCTGCAACAGGTCTTGCCTATACGACAGCTGGTGGGGACACATTATCAATTGAAGTATCGGTAGCTCCTGGTAAAGGGAAATTGATCCTTACGGGTAAGCTAGGAGATGTAATGAAGGAATCTGCACAGGCAGCATTCAGCTATATTCGATCGAGGGCAGAAGAACTGAATATCGATCCAGAGTTTTCGGATAAAAACGATATTCACATTCACGTTCCTGAGGGAGCGACTCCAAAGGATGGGCCATCGGCAGGGATTACAATGGCTACTGCATTAATTTCCGCCCTAACAAACCGCCCTGTAAGAAAAGAAGTAGGGATGACCGGTGAGATCACCCTTCGTGGCAGAGTTTTGCCGATAGGTGGTCTGAAGGAAAAAACATTAAGTGCACATCGTGCTGGACTTAAAAAAATAATAATTCCAAAAGATAACGAAAAAGATTTAGATGATATTCCAGATAGTGTAAAGGAAGATTTAACTTTCATACCTGTCACTCATCTAGATGAAGTCTTAAAGGAAGCATTGACAGGTGAAGAATAA